The Oncorhynchus mykiss isolate Arlee chromosome 17, USDA_OmykA_1.1, whole genome shotgun sequence genomic interval attccACAGAAGAAAGAAGTAATGAGAAATATTTATGCGTGAGGCAGTATAGTTTGAGTTATGAGGATCAAATCAGAACTGTATTGAATAACACCTGGAAGCACAGTGGTAGATTCTCCCTGTATGACAACACTAGAGGAAACTACTTCAAGGTGATGATCAGACAACTGACCAGACAAGATGAAGGGACCTACTGGTGTGGAGTGGACCAACCTATTATACCTGACAGTTATACCAAGGTAGAGCTGGATGTGAAGAAGGGTGAGGGACTTACTTTAACTTTATAAAATGAATTTAGCTACAAATGTTATTACATGATCAGTACCACTAGTCAACGAAGTCAGTCTATAGTATTAGACTAAGGTTGTGATGTGTGTTCCTATTGACAGATGACTGCTGTGAGAAGTCAGTCTATAGTATTAGACTAAGGTTGTGATGTGTGTTCCTATTGACAGATGACTGCTGTGAGAAGTCAGTCTATAATACTAGACTAAGGTTGTGGTGTGTGTTCCTATTGACAGATGACTGCTGTGAGAAGTCAGTCTATAGTATTAGACTAAGGTTGTGGTGTGTGTTCCTATTGACAGATGACTGCTGTGAGAAGTCAGTCTATAGTATTAGACTAAGGTTGTGATGTGTGTTCCTATTGACAGATGACTGCTATGAGAAGTCAGTCTATAGTACTAGACTAAGGTTGTGATGTGTGTTCCTATTGACAGATGACTGCTGTGAGAAGTCAGTCACAGAGACGGCCTTTCTGGGAGGAGAAGCTACCATCAGATGTAACTATCCAGAGGACCATGAGGACAACATCAAGTATTTCTGCAAGGAAGACAGTGAATCTGACTGTGAATACCAGATATCAGGTACATATAATGAACAACTAGGAAGATATTCTCTTTctaagagaagaagagagagattcTCCACAGTGACCATCAGTGACCTGACTGAAGATGATACTGGGACCTACTGGTGTGGAGTAGAAACCAGCAGGACAGAACAACGTTACATTACACTGATCACACAGGTGAAGCTGGATGTTATAAGTGAGTATAAACTTCCTCTTTCTCTTTAACATgtgaacataaacacacacagtcatatctATTTGATAAAAGTAGTGTTTTTGTAATCTCATTCACAGATTGGAGGGATGTCAAACCAATCAATGTGACTGAGCAGGTTGGGGAGACTGCCAAGCTCACTTGTAAATATCCAGCAGACCACAAGAAGAATGAGAAGTTCTTCTGTAAAGGGGACAGTCCTTTAACCTGCGAAGATAAAGTAACAGCTACAAAACCTAACATCATCATAAGGAATAAGAGGTTTTCTCTGAGGGACAACAGTGAGAAGACCAACTTCACTGTTCACATCAAGATGATGAGACCAGAGGATTCTGGGACATACTGGTGTGGATCTGATAGAAGATGGAGACCTGCAGACTCCACTAGATTTATCCTCTCTGTGGGTGAGTGGATCAACTCTTTAcatcagtggtggctggtgggaggagatatCGGAGGagaggctcattgtaatggctgtaaTGGATGGAAAGGTAtcaacacatggaaaccatggaaaccatgcatttgatttgtttgataccgttcaatctattccattccagtcattacaatgagcctgtcctcctatatctcctcccaccagcctcctctactTTCCATGCTGTAGGCCTGCAGCAACTCTGTTATGTATCACATCGAGAACATTGTGAAATTGTTTGTTATTAGCTGATTGAAATGTATCATTGAACTAAACATCTTATCAGTAGTAGTTGTTCAGTGGTTGACAGCAGGCAGTCAGTGTGTTAGTGGAggctgggtgtgtctgtgtgtttgtagtggAGTGAAAAGACACTGGACCAGAACACTGTAACTTCCTCTGTAATGTCTGTGTTTCTATATCTGTCTCAGTATCAATAAGCAGTCAGGTGTTCAAGATATAAAACCCCAAGTTTCAGTATGAATGTCATCATGAAACCTGCAGTTGtcatcagagagagaaagagagagagagagagagagagagagagagagagagaaatagatagagagagagagagagagtgacagagagagagagagagagacagagagacagagagagagagagacagagagagagagagagagagagagagagacagagagagagagagtcagagacagagacagagacagagagagagacagagagacagagagacagagagacaatgttaacatatgtttcccatgccaagaaagccccttgaattgaattgagagagagagagagagacacacagagagagagagagagagagagagagagacagagagagagagacagagacagagacagagagagagacagagagacaatgttaacatatgtttcccatgccaagaaagccccttgaattgaattgagagagagagagacacacagagagagagagaaaaagagagagaaagagagagatgagtgtaagagcaaaagagagattgagggggtgaaagagagatagagagagagatggaagggggtgATAGAGAGATTGAGAAATATGTTGCTAATCGAGAATGTTGCTAATCGAGAATGTTGCTAATCGAGAATGTTGCTAATCGAGAATGTTGCTAATCGAGAATGTTGCTAATCGAGAATGTTGCTAATCGAGAATGTTGCTAATCGAGAATGTTGCTAATCGAGAACTAAAGCACCTCAACAGCAACAAAAGAAACCTTCATTACTTCTGTCTGTCTAGAGAGGAAAGTCACAACAATATGTatcatgcactctctctctctctatgtgactctacctctctgtctctctctctccctctctatgtgactctacctctctgtctctctctctccctctctatgtgactctacctctctgtctctctctccctatctctttctctttttctctctctctctctctctctctctctctctctctctctctctctccatgtgactctacctctctctctctatctctctctctctctgtctctctctccatgtgactctccctctctctctctgtcactctctccatgtgactacctctctctctctctctctctcactctctccatgtgactacctctctctctctctctctctctctctctttttctctctctctctctttctctctctctctttttgtaaaTTGTTTTCAGTGGCACCAACTACCACCATCATGAAAACCAAAACTACAGCCCCACCCACAACCACCTTCCTCTCACTAtcttcaccaccatcaccatcatcatcatcaccatcatcatcattatcaccaGCATCATCACTCAACGGATCTGGTAAATACAATTTTACAAATTCAAACGGTTAGTGTCAGAaatgtctgtatgtagtgttatgatatgagggtaggttagtggtatgatatgagggtaggttagtggtagacatgtctgtatgtagtgttatgatatgagggtaggttagtgttatgatatgagggtaggttagtggtagacatgtctgtatgtagtgttatgatatgagggtaggttagtgttatgatatgagggtaggttagtgttatgatatgagggtaggttagtggtatgatatgagggtaggttagtgtcagaaatgtctgtatgtagtgttatgatatgagggcaggttagtgttatgatatgagggtaggttagtggtatgatatgagggtaggttagtggtatgatatgagggtaggttagtggtatgatatgagggtaggttagtgttatgatatgagggtaggttagtggtatgatatgagggtaggttagtggtatgatatgagggtaggttagtgttatgatatgagggtaggttagtgttgtgatatgagggtaggttagtgttatgatatgagggtaggttagtgttatgatatgagggtaggttagtgttatgatatgagggtaggttagtgttagacatgtctgtatgtagtgttatgatatgagggtaggttagtggtagacatgtctgtatgtagtgttatgatatgagggtaggttagtgttatgatatgagggtaggttagtgttgtgatatgagggtaggttagtgttatgatatgagggtaggttagtgttatgatatgagggtaggttagtgttatgatatgagggtaggttagtgttagacatgtctgtatgtagtgttatgatatgagggtaggttagtgttatgatatgagggtaggttagtgttagacatgtctgtatgtagtgttatgatatgagggtaggttagtgttatgatatgagggtaggttagtgttatgatatgagggtaggttagtgttatgatatgagggtaggttagtgttagacatgtctgtatgtagtgttatgatatgagggtaggttagtgttatgatatgagggtaggttagtgttagacatgtctgtatgtagtgttatgatatgagggtaggttagtgttagacatgtctgtatgtagtgttatgatatgagggtaggttagtgttatgatatgagggtaggttagtgttagacatgtctgtatgtagtgttatgatacGAGGGTAGATTAGTGTTAtaatatgagggtaggttagtggtatgatatgagggtaggttagtgttatgatatgagggtaggttagtggtatgatatgagggtaggttagtgttatgatatgagggtaggttagtggtatgatatgagggtaggttagtgttatgatacgagggtaggttagtggtagacatgtctgtatgtagtgttatgatatgagggtaggttagtgttgtgatatgagggtaggttagtgttatgatatgagggtaggttagtggtagacatgtctgtatgtagtgttatgatatgagggtaggttagtgttatgatatgagggtaggttagtggtagacatgtctgtatgtagtgttatgatatgagggtaggttagtggtatACATGTCTGTATGTAGTGGTATGATATTAATTGTAAATGTCACAGAACACTTAGTCAGGTTACAGAACACCTAGTTAGGTTACAGAACACCTAGTTAGGTTACAGAACACCTAGTCAGGTTACAGAACACCTAGTCAGGTTGCAGAACACCTAGTTAAGTTACAGAATAGTATGCAAGGGCACGACCCCTAGACTTAGCAAGTATAGTGTAACAGTAGGTTTGTCTAATCTGTTccgtaactctgtgtgtgtgtgtgtgtgtgtgtgtgtgtgtgtgtgtgtgtgtgtgtgtgtgttccaggtacCTCCGTGTTCATCATGGTGTCTGTTAGTCTGGTAGTGTTACTGCTGGTGATCAGCCTGATCATAGTCTATAGATGGAAATACAACAAGGTCACaggtgagaaacacacacacacacacacacacacacaggtctataAAAGGAGAGTAAGTTCCCCTTTTTCAAATATCTCAGTTTTAAAGATAAATTAATTTGCATAATGTCCACATCATCATTTGTCCCTGGTTGAGAAGAAGAGAATGAATAGTCACTGAGGAGTGTGACACCTGCCTGGTTCTGGGGGAAGTGAagcgctcttctctctcttcctgtctctctctctctcttcctgtctctgtttctctctgagtgttgtgtgtgtgtgttgtgttctacaGGATTTGTTTCttcaacacacagagtgagtccagaCACAGGAAACAAAGAAGGGGTCAGTGTctgtattataattattatttttggaCTGAAAGAGATGTCAACAAATTGTGTTTTATTAGTCAtactattgttctctctctctcgctctctcttatatatatatatatatatatatatatatatatcttctccttttcctcctcctctccctactcctcctcctcttcttcctctccagggttgtcatggtgatggtGACTATGAAGAGATAATGGAGCGCGCCCCAAGGTCAGACTCGGGCGCTGCGACCTCCACCATCTACACCACCGTCAACTTACCCACAAGCCACTCTGACTCTCCCCACTACGCCAGCGTCAACTTCCACAAGAACCCCAGTAGCTCCAACGAAGCCACTGACACCATTACTAAAGAGGGCAGATGCCCCAATGAAGCCACCGCCTCCATTGCAAAAGAGGGCACGTCATCATGTGACTATGCTACTGTGAACTTTGGTCAAAGCCCAGCCAGCCTACTCTACTGTCATCCACACAGCTCCTCTGAGGCTCCTCCCATATACTCCACAATCAGCAAACCCAGAGACACCTGAGTCAATGGCAACCAATCAcaagatacatacacacactggcgACCAATCACAAGagatatatttctctctctctctctctctctctctctctctctctctctctctctctctctctctctctctctctctctctctctctctctctctctctctctctctctctctctctctctcttctctctctctctctctctctctctctctctctctctctctctctctctctctctctctctctctctctctctctctctctctctctctctctctctctctctctctctctctctctctctctctctctctctctctgttctcgccCAGGTGAGGGGAGGTATCTCTTGAATGCCCTGCTCAAAACTGACAACGAGGCTCGATATAGGGGTGGAGTTAACAAACTCTGTCTTAAAAGTTCAAAGCGAGAGCTTTGTAGATTATGATTATTTTCGTGCTTATTTCCCAGTATATAATATTATGTCATGATTGTTATTATTTCCCAGTATATAATATTATGTCATGATTGTTTCTATTTCCCAGTATATAATATTATGTCATGATTGTTATTATTTCCCAGTATATAATATTATGTCATGATTGTTATTATTTCCCAGTATATAATATTATGTCATGATTGTTATTATTTccctgtatataatattatgtcaTGATTGTTATTATTTCCCAGTATATCATATTATGTCATGATTGTTATTATTTCCCAGTATATAATATTATGTCATGATTGTTATTATTTCCCAGTATATAATATTATGTCATGATTGTTTCTATTTCCCAGTATATAATATTATGTCATGATTGTTTCTATTTCCCAGTATATAATATTATGTCATGATTGTTATTATTTCCCAGTATATAATATTATGTCATGATTGTTTCTATTTCCCAGTATATAATATTATGTCATGATTGTTATTATTTccctgtatataatattatgtcatgattgttattatttcccagtatataatattatgtcatgattgttattatttcccagtatataatattatgtcatgattgttattatttccctgtatataatattatgtcaTGATTGTTATTATTTCCCAGTATATAATATTATGTCATGATTGTTATTATTTCCCAGTATATAATATTATGTCATGATTGTTTCTATTTCCCAGTATATAATATCATGTAATGATTGTTTCTATTTCCCAGTATATAATATTATGTCATGATTGTTATTATTTCCCAGTATATAATATTATGTCATGATTGTTATTATTTccctgtatataatattatgtcaTGATTGTTATTATTTCCCAGTATATAATATTATGTCATGATTGTTTCTATTTCCCAGTATATAATATTATGTCATGATTGTTATTATTTCCCAGTATATAATATTATGTCATGATTGTTTTTATTTCCCAGTATATAATATTATGTCATGATTGTTATTATTTCCCAGTATATAATATTATGTCATGATTGTTATTATTTccctgtatataatattatgtcatgattgttattatttccctgtatataatattatgtcatgattgttattatttcccagtatataatattatgtcatgattgttattatttcccagtatataatattatgtcatgattgttattatttcccagtatataatattatgtcatgattgttattatttccctgtatataatattatgtcaTGATTGTTATTATTTCCCAGTATATAATATTATGTGATAATGTGATGTTTGATGTAATATAAATCTGTTATCtttttactttttactttttaCTTGATGTTTATTGTGTTGTCTTTGTGATGTGTGGTGGTTTTATAATGTGATTATTTCTGActtgtacaacgtaaaacacagaATAATGTTAGAATTaggaattaggccgatacccactaattatcaaaatccagaaaagagacgttaaattctacaaccacctaaaaggaaacgaTTCCCAAATTCTTCCACAACAAAGCAATCACTTAcatagagatgaacctggagaagagtcaccttagcaagctggtcctgggtctctgttcacaaacacaaacagaccccacagagaccCAGGACAGCAAGACAATtaggcccaaccaaatcatgagattGTATGTTAACTAACTGTATGTTGACTAACTGTATGTTAACTAAATATATGTTAACTAACTGTATGTTAACTAACTGTATGTTAACTAactatgttaactaactatatGTTAACTAACTGTATGTTAactgtgttaactaactataTGTTAACTAACTATATGTTAACTAACTATATGTTAACTAACTGTATGTTGACTAACTGTATGTTAACTAACTATGTTAACTTTCACTAACTATATGTTAACTAACTATATGTTAACTAACTATATGTTAACTAACTGTATGTTAACTAACTGAAAAACTGTATGTTAACTAACTATATGTTGACTATCTGAAAAAGTGTATGTTATGCTACCTTCTGCCTATTGGATACTTAGCTAATTCAAgtctgtctcaaaatacaacactgcccctttaactAACCTCTATTTTTagctaattctctctctctctctcggtctttctctctcttttaataCGAGTGTTTCCTGTTCAGAGCCTTGTTGTTATGGTAACATTCCCCCACTGCCATCAACCATTATTATTAGTGTTTCCTGTTCAGAGTCTTGTTGTTATGTTAACACTTCCCCTTCTTAGGGCTAGGATCTAGTTTTCTGAATTTCCGCCTCACTAacttgcccaaagtaaactgcctgttactcaggcccagaagccaggatatgaaTATAGTTTGTAgcattggataggaaacactttgatgtttgtagaaatgtttaaaTAATTTATGatactataacacaattgatatggttggagaaaatccaaagaaaaaccaaccagatatttcttttttttaggTCCCAGGCTCTTATAATGGAAAGCTGTGGATCCTttgcaattccagctcccagattgcaattccaatagcttccactagatgtcaacagtctttgttcaaggtttcaggcttgtttcttccaaaacgaggaAGAATTTGGAGTTTTGGCACAAAGATAGTTGAAAATCAGTCTGCAGGTGTGCGAGGAAGAGGACGTGCACTCGCTAATTTTACTTTTcaattgaacatacttctttccatagGGAtatgtgctcagtcccctcctgtacttcctgttcactcatgactgcacggccaggcacgactccaacaccatcattcaatttGCCGATGCTGaacgacaacgacgagacagactatagggaggaggtcagagacttggccatgcggtgcctggacaacaacctctccctcaacgtgatcaagacaaaggggataattgtagactacaggaaaaagaggacctagcgcgcccccattctcatcgacggggctgcagtggagcaggttgagagcttcaagttccttagtgtccacatcac includes:
- the LOC110485406 gene encoding polymeric immunoglobulin receptor, with translation MRILLIVILLSFMTGCLSSFTVTGYSGGTVIIYCHYSTEERSNEKYLCVRQYSLSYEDQIRTVLNNTWKHSGRFSLYDNTRGNYFKVMIRQLTRQDEGTYWCGVDQPIIPDSYTKVELDVKKDDCCEKSVTETAFLGGEATIRCNYPEDHEDNIKYFCKEDSESDCEYQISGTYNEQLGRYSLSKRRRERFSTVTISDLTEDDTGTYWCGVETSRTEQRYITLITQVKLDVINWRDVKPINVTEQVGETAKLTCKYPADHKKNEKFFCKGDSPLTCEDKVTATKPNIIIRNKRFSLRDNSEKTNFTVHIKMMRPEDSGTYWCGSDRRWRPADSTRFILSVVAPTTTIMKTKTTAPPTTTFLSLSSPPSPSSSSPSSSLSPASSLNGSGTSVFIMVSVSLVVLLLVISLIIVYRWKYNKVTGFVSSTHRVSPDTGNKEGGCHGDGDYEEIMERAPRSDSGAATSTIYTTVNLPTSHSDSPHYASVNFHKNPSSSNEATDTITKEGRCPNEATASIAKEGTSSCDYATVNFGQSPASLLYCHPHSSSEAPPIYSTISKPRDT